The Deinococcus radiopugnans ATCC 19172 genome window below encodes:
- a CDS encoding SIS domain-containing protein, with protein MSDSTSETHAPSGGLLGLLSRLPGSYAGPQAPEAAPYALVGVGEGTLAAHLLQALALPSLTRAGTQFVLGSPDAAALATDYADLAEVAGASARRIGTGGRPEEIDVLVPGGPLSTYHFAQAVAYASSHADEARQADAALADLAARCAPNIEENNPARDLAWSLWGRTPLLLAAPDADALPHAWQQLLARTGKTLAVPLLGDPLPLASGAFDARHEQGDAKVALILGDTDPALLLAREILESRIDEIIHVPAPDGAQGYPAALALWYFGAWVAAYLAERYDTEPADPAVLARAQASLSGEGGSEAGGDLRLSAPRDDLRRTRVEEDEPDWADDADDDLDDPEDREED; from the coding sequence ATGAGCGATTCCACCTCCGAGACCCATGCCCCGTCCGGCGGCCTGCTGGGCCTGCTGTCGCGCCTGCCGGGCAGCTACGCCGGACCCCAGGCGCCCGAGGCGGCCCCCTACGCGCTGGTCGGCGTGGGCGAGGGCACTCTGGCCGCGCACCTCTTGCAGGCGCTGGCGCTGCCCAGCCTGACCCGCGCCGGCACCCAGTTCGTCCTGGGCAGCCCCGACGCCGCCGCCCTCGCCACCGATTACGCCGATCTGGCCGAGGTGGCCGGGGCCAGCGCCCGCCGCATCGGGACCGGGGGCCGCCCCGAGGAGATTGACGTGCTGGTGCCGGGCGGACCGCTCTCCACCTACCACTTCGCGCAGGCGGTGGCCTACGCCAGCAGTCACGCCGACGAGGCCCGGCAGGCCGACGCCGCCCTGGCCGATCTGGCCGCCCGCTGCGCCCCGAACATCGAGGAGAACAATCCCGCCCGCGACCTGGCCTGGAGCCTGTGGGGCCGCACGCCGCTGCTGCTGGCGGCCCCCGACGCCGACGCCCTGCCGCACGCGTGGCAGCAGCTGCTGGCCCGCACCGGCAAGACGCTGGCCGTGCCGCTGCTGGGGGACCCCTTGCCGCTGGCGAGCGGCGCCTTCGACGCCCGCCACGAGCAGGGCGACGCCAAGGTGGCCCTGATCCTGGGCGACACCGATCCGGCCCTGCTGCTGGCCCGCGAGATTCTGGAGTCGCGCATCGACGAGATCATCCACGTGCCGGCCCCGGACGGCGCGCAGGGCTACCCCGCCGCGCTGGCGCTGTGGTACTTCGGCGCGTGGGTGGCCGCCTACCTGGCCGAGCGCTACGACACCGAACCGGCGGACCCTGCGGTGCTGGCCCGTGCCCAGGCCAGCCTGAGCGGTGAGGGCGGCAGCGAGGCAGGGGGCGATCTGCGCCTGAGTGCGCCGCGCGACGACCTTCGCCGCACCCGTGTGGAGGAAGACGAGCCCGACTGGGCCGACGACGCCGATGACGATCTCGACGACCCGGAGGACCGCGAGGAGGACTGA
- a CDS encoding metallophosphoesterase family protein: protein MRNVRLLLLSDIHANNTALGAVLKDASSRRYDTVIHLGDALGYGPNPREVLDTLRDLDAVCIMGNHDQMLLEYVDGKRATRDSVVSLALRWQIERLSERDIAWVRTWRDGIDDPDVGARYRHGTPVSLDDYTDSVAAAREAFGQWQGRLGFVGHTHVPAVYATLNAPTGEWIKGQLFHDGGSYMVPPTTRVILNPGSVGQPRDGNPRASYALYDTARSHFEVFRVAYDIPRAQEASLEAGLPQVLAARLAVGK from the coding sequence ATGCGGAATGTGCGGCTGCTGTTGCTCTCCGACATTCACGCCAACAACACCGCACTCGGGGCGGTGCTGAAGGACGCGTCCTCACGCCGGTACGACACGGTGATTCACCTGGGTGACGCGCTGGGCTACGGTCCCAACCCACGTGAGGTGCTGGACACGCTGCGCGATCTGGACGCCGTGTGCATCATGGGCAACCACGATCAGATGCTGCTGGAATACGTCGACGGCAAGCGGGCCACCCGTGACAGCGTGGTGTCGCTGGCCCTGCGCTGGCAGATCGAGCGGCTCTCGGAGCGCGACATCGCCTGGGTCCGCACCTGGCGTGACGGCATCGATGATCCCGACGTGGGCGCACGCTACCGCCACGGCACCCCGGTCAGCCTGGACGACTACACCGATTCGGTGGCGGCGGCCCGCGAGGCGTTCGGGCAGTGGCAGGGCCGTCTGGGCTTCGTGGGCCACACTCACGTGCCCGCCGTGTACGCCACCCTGAACGCCCCCACCGGCGAGTGGATCAAGGGCCAGCTGTTCCACGACGGCGGCAGCTACATGGTCCCGCCCACCACCCGCGTGATCCTCAACCCCGGCAGCGTGGGCCAGCCGCGCGACGGCAACCCCCGGGCCAGCTACGCCCTCTACGACACGGCCCGCTCCCACTTCGAGGTCTTCCGCGTGGCCTACGACATCCCCCGCGCCCAGGAGGCCTCTCTGGAGGCCGGGCTGCCGCAGGTGCTGGCGGCGCGGCTGGCGGTGGGGAAGTGA